The DNA segment GATCGCCTGGATGCGGGGCCCTTCGGGCAGGTCGACCTGGCCGACGCCGTAGGCGCTCACCTTGGCGTCGGTCTTGGCGAACAGCGGAACGTGGACCCACGTCCAGGTGTAGAGCGTGCCGGTCGTGCTGAGCACGACGTCGTCTGTCCCCTCGTGGAGGCACTTGGCGCACACCACGCGGCGTGGATAGAACACCTCACCGCACGCCGTGCACTTCGAACCTTTGAGGCGCACGCCGTTTTCGTCGACGTCGAAGTAGTCCGGCGCCATCGATACCTGCACTACGTATCCGCCTTCGGGGCGATGGTGAGTTCGACGCCGGCGCGCGCTTCGGCGGCGAGCACGAGGTCGGACCAATCGTTGTCGCCGAACCCGCGGTTGACGGCGTCGGCGAGGAACTCGAGCACGGCCGTCGCCGCCGGCGTCGGCACGCCGGTGGCTTCGCCGATCTCGTTGATGAGCCCGGCGTCCTTGGCTGCGAGTCGCAGCGCGAACTCTGTCGGCTTGCCCCGGGTGTTGATGCCTTCGATGGCCCGGTCGAGGAAGTAGTTCGACGGCCCGGCGAGCTTGACGATGTCCGACGCCGTGCGCACGTCGATGCCGGCCTTGGTCGTGAGCGACAGCGCCTCGAACGCCGCCACCGCGCCGCTAAAGGCCATGAGGCTCGTCGCGAGCTTCATGGTGGTGCCGGCGCCGACGGGACCGAGGTGGAACGTGGCGCGCCCGAGCGTCTCGAAGATCGGCGTCACGCGTGCCACCGCGGCGTCGTCGCCGCCGACCATGAACACGAGCCCGCGGTTCTTGGCGCCGATGGCGCCCCCGCTCAGCGGCGCCTCGACGAACTGGTGGCCCGTGGCCGCCAGCGAGCGGGCAATCGTCTGGTTGCTCGCCGGCAGCGTGGTCGACAGGTCGCACAGGATCGCCCCCGGCGGTGCCGCGCTCGCCCACTCCTTGGCCACCGCCGTGACCGCGTTCGGGTCCGGCAGCGAC comes from the Acidimicrobiales bacterium genome and includes:
- a CDS encoding OB-fold domain-containing protein, which translates into the protein MQVSMAPDYFDVDENGVRLKGSKCTACGEVFYPRRVVCAKCLHEGTDDVVLSTTGTLYTWTWVHVPLFAKTDAKVSAYGVGQVDLPEGPRIQAILQGEPDDFQIGMQLTLDVETLRQDDDGNDVVIYRFRP
- a CDS encoding NAD(P)-dependent oxidoreductase; translated protein: MLEVGVIGLGNIGGNLAQNLVADGHRVTVFDLDAERVKAIDGASPASSVADVARVAEVTLTSLPDPNAVTAVAKEWASAAPPGAILCDLSTTLPASNQTIARSLAATGHQFVEAPLSGGAIGAKNRGLVFMVGGDDAAVARVTPIFETLGRATFHLGPVGAGTTMKLATSLMAFSGAVAAFEALSLTTKAGIDVRTASDIVKLAGPSNYFLDRAIEGINTRGKPTEFALRLAAKDAGLINEIGEATGVPTPAATAVLEFLADAVNRGFGDNDWSDLVLAAEARAGVELTIAPKADT